The following coding sequences lie in one Oryza brachyantha chromosome 10, ObraRS2, whole genome shotgun sequence genomic window:
- the LOC102712756 gene encoding LOW QUALITY PROTEIN: probable leucine-rich repeat receptor-like protein kinase At1g35710 (The sequence of the model RefSeq protein was modified relative to this genomic sequence to represent the inferred CDS: substituted 2 bases at 2 genomic stop codons), giving the protein MARPRRVFPLLVLVAAAAAISVSAPAIAATASEADALLAWKASLTNATALSGWTRPAAAAAACSWRGVTCDAVGASVVVLRLRKLGLSGGLDELDFAALPALTELDLNGNNFTADIPASISRLRSLTLLDLGNNXFIGSIPPQLGELSGLVELHLYNNNLAGEIPPALFPSWPELIYFGVQLNSLTRNIPPELGKARKLGVLFLYTNKLNGSIPAELGELGNLTELDLSDNSLTGPIPSSLGKLKQLTRLSLFFNKLTGLIPPAIGNMTALENFDVNTNRLEGELPATISALRNLVSLSVFDNKMNGTIPADLGKGLALQTVSFANNSFSGELPRHLCDGFALERFTANRNNFSGSLPPCLKNCTALLRVRLEGNRFTGDISEAFGVHPFLDYLDVSGNKLTGRLSSDWGKCTNLTYLSVNNNSMSGNLDSTFCTLSSLQFLDLSKNQFSGELPTCXWGLRALRFLDVSSNSFSGELPTSASLELPLKSLHLANNSFSGVFPTVIDKCGELVTLDIGSNKFSGQIPSWIGTSLPLLRILILRSNNFSGEIPRELSQLSQLQLLDLASNRLTGFIPTTLLNLPSMTKPKTLPTTQSFTWEIPIFQPQAPQVTNPRQRGKPNNQSPLDQSRDRVIILWKGHEETFQRTAMIMTGIDLSSNSLHGEIPNELTYLLGLRFLNLSRNDLSGSIPERIGNLNILESLDLSWNELSGVIPAGISNLSSLSVLNLSNNRLWGRIPTGNQLQTLLDPSIYSNNLGLCGFPLSIACHASSLDEKIEEFAFDMVLFYFVIAGVVFGFWVWFGSLFLHKPLRVFVFHLVDRTQRSCANCKCFTP; this is encoded by the coding sequence ATGGCACGGCCACGCCGCGTCTTCCCTCTGCTCGTCCtcgtggcggccgccgcggccatctCTGTCTCTGCGCCGGCAATagcagcgacggcgtcggaAGCCGACGCGCTGCTTGCGTGGAAGGCCAGCCTGACCAACGCGACCGCGCTGTCCGGATGgacccggccggcggcggcggcggcggcgtgcagctGGAGAGGCGTGACCTGCGACGCCGTTGGGGCCAGCGTCGTGGTGCTGCGGCTCCGGAAGCTGGGGCTCAGCGGCGGCCTCGACGAGCTCGACTTCGCGGCGCTCCCGGCACTGACAGAGCTCGACCTCAACGGGAACAACTTCACCGCCGACATCCCGGCCAGCATCTCGCGGCTTCGCTCGCTCACCTTGCTCGACCTCGGCAACAACTGATTCATTGGCTCCATCCCGCCGCAGCTGGGCGAACTCTCCGGCCTAGTTGAGCTCCACCTCTACAACAACAACCTCGCCGGCGAGATTCCGCCGGCTTTGTTCCCGAGTTGGCCCGAGCTCATATACTTTGGAGTCCAGCTCAACTCGCTCACCAGAAACATTCCGCCGGAGCTGGGCAAGGCGAGGAAACTGGGCGTCCTGTTCCTATACACCAACAAGCTTAACGGCTCCATCCCCGCGGAGCTCGGCGAGTTGGGGAATCTGACAGAGCTGGATCTGTCGGATAACTCGCTCACCGGACCGATCCCCAGCTCGCTCGGCAAGCTCAAGCAGCTCACGAGGTTGTCTCTGTTCTTCAACAAGCTCACCGGCCTGATCCCGCCGGCGATCGGCAACATGACGGCGTTGGAAAACTTCGACGTCAACACCAACCGTCTGGAAGGCGAGCTGCCCGCCACCATCTCGGCCCTCAGGAACCTCGTGTCCCTCTCCGTGTTCGACAACAAAATGAACGGCACCATCCCGGCGGACCTCGGCAAGGGCCTGGCCCTGCAAACCGTGAGCTTTGCCAACAACAGCTTCTCCGGCGAGCTGCCGCGGCACCTCTGCGACGGATTCGCGCTGGAGCGTTTCACGGCGAACCGCAACAACTTCAGCGgctcgctgccgccgtgcCTGAAGAACTGCACGGCGCTGCTCCGCGTGCGGCTGGAGGGGAACCGCTTCACCGGCGACATCTCGGAGGCCTTCGGCGTGCACCCTTTCTTGGACTACCTGGACGTCTCCGGGAACAAGCTCACCGGCCGGCTGTCGTCTGACTGGGGAAAATGCACCAACCTCACCTATCTGTCTGTCAACAACAACAGCATGTCCGGCAACCTGGATTCAACCTTCTGTACACTGTCTTCTCTTCAGTTTTTGGATCTCTCCAAGAACCAATTCAGTGGTGAGCTCCCAACTTGCTAGTGGGGATTGCGAGCTCTGCGGTTTCTGGACGTCTCCAGCAACAGCTTTTCCGGTGAATTGCCAACATCAGCAAGCCTCGAACTTCCTCTCAAATCTCTGCATCTTGCTAACAATAGTTTCTCTGGAGTTTTCCCGACAGTCATTGACAAATGCGGAGAGCTTGTTACCCTAGACATTGGGAGCAACAAGTTCTCCGGCCAGATTCCTTCTTGGATTGGAACTAGTCTTCCTCTCCTAAGAATTCTTATCCTTCGATCAAATAATTTCAGTGGAGAGATTCCTAGAGAATTATCCCAACTTTCTCAGCTTCAACTTCTTGATTTGGCCAGCAATAGGTTAACCGGGTTCATCCCAACAACACTGCTCAACTTACCATCCATGACAAAACCAAAAACCTTGCCCACAACACAATCTTTTACTTGGGAAATCCCCATTTTCCAGCCACAAGCACCCCAGGTTACCAACCCTCGTCAGAGaggaaaaccaaacaatcagtCCCCTCTTGATCAGTCTAGAGACAGAGTAATCATATTATGGAAGGGACACGAAGAAACTTTCCAAAGAACAGCGATGATAATGACAGGTATTGATTTATCAAGCAATTCACTTCACGGTGAGATCCCAAACGAGCTAACATACCTTCTGGGCCTCCGGTTTTTAAACTTGTCGAGAAATGATCTTTCAGGCAGCATTCCAGAAAGAATTGGCAATCTGAATATCTTGGAGTCGCTTGACTTATCATGGAATGAGCTTTCAGGTGTTATCCCTGCAGGCATTTCAAACCTATCATCACTCAGTGTGCTAAATCTCTCGAACAACCGCTTATGGGGCCGCATACCCACAGGAAATCAACTTCAGACACTTTTGGATCCATCAATCTACAGCAATAATTTGGGCCTCTGTGGCTTCCCTTTGAGTATAGCCTGCCATGCATCTAGCCTGGATGAGAAAATTGAAGAATTTGCTTTTGATATGGTCTTATTTTACTTTGTAATTGCTGGCGTtgtttttgggttttgggtTTGGTTTGGATCTCTATTTTTACATAAGCCACTGAGAGTTTTTGTTTTCCATCTTGTTGACCGCACACAAAGAAGTTGCGCAAATTGCAAATGTTTTACGCCCTAA
- the LOC102713025 gene encoding probable leucine-rich repeat receptor-like protein kinase At1g35710 encodes MALVALPLLVMASAVGAIPATVAASQAADALLEWKASLANVTALSGWTRAAPVCAWNGVACDDAVRVASLRLRSFGLRGTLDALDFQALPALRELDLNGNGFTGAIPASISWLRSLASLDLGNNGFDGSIPPQLGDLSGLVDLRLYSNHLNGSFPEFVLNNGNITYLALSNNNFSGPIPDTLPEKLPNLTYLNLSSNSFSGRIPASLGRLTKLQGLRISSNLLTGGIPESLGSLPELVALDLGSNPLGGPIPAAVGRLKMLQWLDLSNAGLVSTLPSQLGNLENLAYLDLSSNKLSGGLPPAFAGMQAIRDFAIVKNKLNGDIPPAIFVGWTKLVLFDVRSNMLTGSIPPEVGKARELQFLSMGGNRLSGGIPATLGSAASLVFLDLSDNDLTGGIPAAMGSLKSLTYIDLSANHLTGGIPSELVHLSNLGLLNLSYNHISGPILGNLGNNFKLQGVDSSGNSSNNSSGSAICGLLSLLVLDLSNNKLTGKLPDCWWNKKQLQFMDLSNNKFSGEIPPAQTSHNCSLESVHLAGNGFTGVFPSALDGCSTLVTLDIGNNKFSGDIPPWIGKGLPSLKILSLKSNNFTGGIPSELSHLSQLQLLDMTNNGLTGSIPKSFGNLASMKYPKIISSLGSIKGSIYQDRIDIMWKGQELIFQKTLQLMTGIDLSGNSLSECIPDELTNLQGLRFLNLSRNHLSCTIPKNIGSLKNLESLDLSANELSGSIPPSLDGISTLGTLNLSYNHLSGKIPIGNQLQTFIDPSIYSNNSGLCGFPLKISCTNASLASDERGCRTCEDQYFYYCVMAGVVFGFWLWFGVLFSIGTWRYAVFGFVDGMQCKFMQKLSSIDQFMLRGNSDQYL; translated from the coding sequence atggccctcgtcgccctccctctcctcgtcATGGCGTCGGCGGTCGGAGCCATCCctgcgacggtggcggcgtcgcAGGCCGCCGACGCGCTGCTGGAGTGGAAGGCCAGCCTGGCCAACGTGACAGCGCTGTCCGGCTGgacgcgcgccgcgccggtctGCGCCTGGAATGGCGTTGCCTGCGACGACGCCGTCCGGGTCGCCTCGCTCCGGCTCCGGAGCTTCGGGCTCAGGGGCACCCTCGATGCGCTCGACTTCcaggcgctgccggcgctccgCGAGCTCGACCTCAACGGGAATGGCTTCACCGGTGCCATCCCCGCCAGCATCTCCTGGCTACGCTCCCTCGCCTCGCTTGACCTCGGCAACAATGGGTTCGACGGCTCCATCCCGCCGCAGCTCGGCGACCTCTCCGGCCTCGTCGACCTCCGCCTCTACAGCAACCACCTCAACGGCAGCTTCCCGGAGTTCGTCCTCAACAACGGCAACATCACCTACCTCGCGCTGTCGAACAACAATTTCTCCGGACCAATACCGGACACGCTTCCGGAGAAGCTCCCAAACCTGACGTACCTCAACCTATCCAGCAATTCGTTCTCCGGCCGGATTCCCGCGTCGCTCGGGAGGTTGACGAAGCTCCAGGGCCTGCGGATTAGCTCCAACCTTCTCACCGGTGGCATCCCGGAGTCCCTCGGGTCTCTGCCGGAGCTGGTGGCTCTTGACCTCGGATCCAACCCTCTCGGCGGGCCTATTCCGGCAGCTGTTGGCCGGCTCAAGATGTTGCAGTGGCTCGACCTCAGCAACGCCGGGCTTGTTTCAACTCTGCCGTCGCAGCTAGGCAATCTTGAAAATCTCGCCTATCTGGATCTGTCCTCGAACAAGCTCTCCGGTGGCTTGCCGCCGGCGTTCGCCGGGATGCAGGCGATACGGGATTTCGCAATCGTAAAAAACAAACTCAACGGCGATATCCCGCCGGCGATTTTCGTAGGCTGGACGAAGCTCGTACTCTTCGACGTGCGTAGCAACATGCTCACAGGCAGCATTCCTCCAGAGGTCGGGAAGGCAAGGGAACTGCAATTTCTGTCCATGGGTGGCAACAGATTATCAGGGGGCATTCCGGCGACTCTGGGGAGTGCGGCAAGCTTGGTGTTTCTTGATTTGTCAGATAATGATCTGACAGGAGGCATTCCGGCGGCTATGGGGAGCTTGAAAAGCTTGACGTATATTGATTTGTCAGCGAATCATCTGACAGGAGGCATTCCATCTGAGTTGGTTCATCTCAGCAATCTGGGACTCCTCAACCTGAGCTATAATCACATTTCGGGGCCGATTCTAGGAAATCTGGGCAATAATTTCAAGCTGCAGGGAGTCGATTCGTCAGGGAATTCCTCCAACAATAGCTCCGGCTCGGCAATTTGTGGGTTGCTCTCCCTCTTGGTTCTGGACCTGTCAAACAACAAGCTCACTGGTAAGTTGCCCGACTGCTGGTGGAATAAGAAGCAGCTGCAGTTCATGGACCTTTCCAACAACAAGTTCTCAGGTGAAATCCCTCCAGCCCAGACGAGCCACAATTGTTCTCTTGAATCGGTTCATCTTGCCGGCAACGGCTTCACCGGTGTTTTTCCATCGGCGCTAGATGGGTGCAGTACACTGGTCACTCTAGATATTGGGAATAACAAGTTCTCTGGGGACATTCCTCCTTGGATTGGGAAAGGCCTTCCATCTTTGAAGATTCTTAGCCTCAAATCAAACAACTTCACTGGTGGAATCCCTTCGGAGTTATCGCATCTTTCTCAACTTCAACTGCTAGACATGACCAACAATGGTTTGACAGGATCAATTCCCAAATCCTTTGGCAACTTAGCTTCCATGAAGTATCCCAAAATTATATCTAGTCTGGGATCAATAAAGGGGTCTATTTACCAGGACAGAATTGATATAATGTGGAAGGGGCAGGAGCTAATTTTCCAAAAGACTCTTCAATTAATGACGGGTATCGATTTGTCAGGTAACTCATTATCTGAATGCATCCCTGATGAACTAACGAACCTCCAAGGCCTCCGATTTCTGAACTTGTCAAGAAACCATCTGTCATGTACCATACCAAAAAACATTGGTAgtttgaaaaatctcgagTCCCTTGATCTCTCGGCCAACGAACTTTCAGGGTCCATTCCTCCAAGCCTTGACGGTATATCTACCCTTGGCACTCTGAATCTATCGTATAATCATTTATCAGGCAAGATACCCATCGGGAATCAACTTCAAACCTTCATTGACCCATCGATCTACAGCAATAATTCGGGGTTATGTGGCTTTCCATTGAAGATATCTTGCACAAATGCATCACTAGCTTCAGATGAGAGAGGTTGTAGAACATGTGAGGACCAGTATTTCTACTATTGTGTGATGGCTGGAGTCGTTTTCGGGTTTTGGCTATGGTTTGGAGTGTTGTTTTCCATCGGGACCTGGAGGTATGCTGTTTTCGGTTTTGTTGATGGCATGCAATGTAAGTTTATGCAGAAATTGTCCTCTATTGATCAATTTATGTTAAGGGGAAATAGTGATCAGTATTTGTAG